Sequence from the Maribellus comscasis genome:
TCAGCGTTGGAACTAAAAAATGAAAAAGTAAATAAAACACATGAAAATATATAAGGCAACACATATTACCGACGATATTGTAAACGCTTTTAGCAAGTTAATTCCGCAACTTTCGCCCGATAGCCCAATTCCTTCAAAATCTGAGCTTGAAGCACTGATCAATTCAGATAACACCATGATTTTTTTAGCCGAAGAAGAAGATATTATTGGCACTTTAACGGTGGTTCTGAATAGAATTCCAACCGGTAATAAAGCCTGGATTGAGGATGTGGTTGTAGATGAGTCAGCAAGAGGAAAAGGAGTTGGGAAAAAGCTGACAGCATTCGCGATTGCATTTGTTTCCGGCAAAGGTATAAGCCAGATTAACTTAACATCTACTCCCGAACGGGTGGCGGCAAATCAACTGTATCAGAAACTAGGCTTTGAGAAAAGAGAGACAAATGTATACCGGCTAACCTTAAAAGAATAGAAACACACACAACAACAAAGTGTTTTTTGTAACGATT
This genomic interval carries:
- a CDS encoding GNAT family N-acetyltransferase gives rise to the protein MKIYKATHITDDIVNAFSKLIPQLSPDSPIPSKSELEALINSDNTMIFLAEEEDIIGTLTVVLNRIPTGNKAWIEDVVVDESARGKGVGKKLTAFAIAFVSGKGISQINLTSTPERVAANQLYQKLGFEKRETNVYRLTLKE